CTGGAATGCCGCAGCAGAACCGACAGATTGGTGTCAAAGGCGAGCAAAACACCATGAGGCTGGATGCTGCCCGGAATGTGGATGGGTTCGCGATCGCAGTTCGTGAGATCGACTGTGTAAGGCTGGGTCATCAAACGGCTTTCAGGAAGGCGTCATGGGCGGTGGCGAAGGCCTTGTTGCTGGCTGCAACAGCGCTGCCAAGATCAAAAGGCTCGACCGTTTCCAGAACGGAAAGAAAGCCACGCCAGCCTTCGATATCGCCGCTTTGCAAGGCAAGGTGCCGTGCGCCAAAACTTTCGTTCAAGCCCAGTGCCTCGGCGCGCTTGTAGAGCACGCGCGCGCCGAGCGAAGATCCTTCCAGGACATAGAGCGTTCCGAACAGAGCGTCGCCATCAAGAGGGAAGGGGAACCGGGTTGCGGCCGGGACAGCTATGCCAAGATCGGTCATGTCGCCGGCAATCGCATCGGCGATCATGCGCGGGCGCCAGGGACCGAGCTCCGCGGGCAAGGTTGTTTCCGCAAGGCGATCCTCGATCGGTTTTCTGAAAGCGTAAAGGGAAGCAAGATAGGATCGATAGCTTTCCATCGTGTCGAGAGCGCCAATGGCCTCGTCTACATCCGCATGCGCCTGTGCCGTCCGCTCGCGCATCTGCCAGCGCCTTAAATCTTGTCGCATACGAGGCCCCACTCAGTACCAAGGTTTAACAACGCCCTGCTCAGCCGTTGGTTCCGTCGAGCGTCCATTATTTCGATAAAAAATAATACGACACCGATGACCGATATCATCTTGTGGTAAAGGCGGTTTTCGTCAGCAGCGAGATACCCGATGAAACAGAACATCTATGATGACCCGACCTTCTTTGCGAATTACAGCGCAATGCCCCGTTCCACGGGCGGACTGGAAGCGGCGGGCGAATGGCCCGTCCTGCGGGATATGCTGCCGGATCTGACGGGCAAGCGGGTTCTCGATCTCAGTTGCGGTTTCGGATGGCACTGCCGGTATGCCCGCAGCGCCGGCGCATCTCATGTTGTCGGCGTCGATCTTTCGGAAAGCATGCTCGCGCGCGCCCGCGCCATGACCGATGATGCCGGGATCGAAAGAATTGCCGAACCCGGCGTCACGCCGGAGGCAATCCGCGATCGGCCCGATCTTGCACATGAAAACAGGCGGCCGATCTTCCTGCTGATGTCAGCCAGCGCAAACTGAACCTGCTCTTCACGAGCAGGTGGTCGGAAAGCCCCGCTTTACCGTGAAAAGCAGCGTCTGAACCTTATTTTCGCAACGTGCGATCTCTATATCCGAGCGCAGGATGCGGTGTGCCGCATGGGAAAAGGATAAAGAGAGACGGATGGCAATGCGAAGTTTCGGACGAATTCTTGCGATTGTGGCAATCGCGATGATGACCATTCTGACGGTGGTCGATCTGGCGGAAGCCCGTCGATCCGGCGGTGGCTTCGGCAGCCGTGGCACGCGCACGTTTTCTGCGCCGCCCGTTACCCGCACGGCGCCCAACAATGCCAATTCCATTGACCGCACGATGACGCCGCGACCGGACGGGCAGAGTGCAACCCAGCCCGGTACGAACCTGCCGGGCACGACACAGACCCGACCCGGCGCCCAGCGTCCCGGCGGCTTCTTCGGTGGCTTTGGCGGCTCGATGATCGGTGGCCTGATGATGGGCGGGCTGATCGGCATGATGCTGGGCAACGGCCTGGGCGGCGGCATCGGTTTCCTCGGCATGCTGCTGCAGGTTGCCCTGATTTTCGGCGCGATCACACTCGCCATGCGCTTCTTCAGACGTCGCCAGCAGCCGGCCTATTCGGCAGGCGGAGCTTCGCGTTCTATGCCCAACACTAGGCCCAACACGGGCCCAAGCGCTGGTCCGCTCTACCGCGAACCGGCGGCGGGCGGCGTGAACCCGGGCAAGCCATCGTTCAAGATTCCGCAGATTGGCGGCGGTTCTGCGGTGCCCAAGCGGGCCGCTGTGGGAGCCGATACCGATGAAATCGGCATCGGCGGAGAAGACCTTGATCACTTCGAGACAATGCTGAAGGATGTTCAGGCTGCCTATGGCGCCGAGGACTATGCGGCTCTGCGCCAGCTGACGACCCCCGAAGCAATGTCCTATCTTGCGGAGGAGTTGAGCGACAACGCCACCAGCGGCCTGCGCAACGAGGTGCGCGACGTGCATCTGGTCCAGGGCGATGTCGCAGAGGCCTGGCGCGAAGACGATCGCGACTATGCAACGGTTGCCATGCGTTATGAGAGCATCGACGTCATGCGCGACCGCACGACGGGAAAGGTCGTCGAGGGTGATCCGGATAATCTGACCGAAGCGGTCGAACTGTGGACATTCGTTCGCCGGGGCGGGGGCGATTGGCAGGTCTCGGCAATCCAGGCCGCTGCCTGAATGATCCTGCAAAAGTTTTAGAGTTTGTCAGGGAAAAGTGGGAACCGGTTTTCCCGAAAAGACAAACGGAAACAAAAGAATCTGGAGGATGTCTGGTTCAATCTGAACCAGACATCCTCCAAGAACGGAACAGCCGGTGGGTTATTGCCCATCGGCTTTTCTTTTACCTGCTGGAAGATTTTGTCTTGAACGCCGAAATGCTCAGTAGGGGCGGACCTTTGCCGAACCCGCCGGTGGTCGCGGATGAAGGGTTGGCCAAGCTCTCCGGGGTCAACAGGACTGAAAGCTCTCAGCTTCAGCTTGCCTTGGCATCCACCCAGGCGTGCCAGTCTTCCTCGCTGCCACGGAAGACGTTGAGGTCGATACGACCTTCGACGCCGTGGGAAAGGCCCGAGCCCGAATACTGCCAGAAAACCCATTTGCGGTTCGGGTAACGCTTGGAAGGATGGGCGGCGACCGAGCGCAGCCAGAACGGGTGGTTCGGGAATTCGCCGCTCAGATTGTCCTCGTAGAAATCCGGTGCCGTGTAGATGATCGGGCGTTGGCCGTAATGGGCCTCCAGCTTGTCCATGAAGACGCGCATCTTCTCCAGCACTGTGGCGCGGGACAGTCGGCGCTTGCAGCTGGATTCGCCGTTGTATTCCACGTCGATCACCGGGGGCAGGGCGCCCGCCTCGCGCGGCACGTTGCGGATGAACCAGTCGGCCTGTTCGCCGGCCGTGCGGCACCAGTAGAAGAAGTGATAGGCGCCGCGCTTGATGCCGGCGTCCTTGGCCTTGCGCCAGTTTTTCATGAACATCGGATCGAGATGATCGCCGCCATCGGTCGCCTTGATAAAGGCGAAGTTGGCGCCCTGCGTGCGCAGTTTCACCCAATCGATATCACCCTGCCAGCGGGAAACATCGACGCCATGGACGGCGTGCCTGCGTGGCGAGGCCTTGCCGAAATTGATGGGATGGGCGTCGCGGAACCTTTGGCTATAGACCTGCAAACGGCCACCACGGCGCGGCTTGATGATCGCGGGCTCGGCCTCGATCTGGGGCACGTTCGGCGTCAACATGGCGACGGGGCGGTCTGCCGGAAGCGGCATGCCGGCGGTGCGATTGACGTCGGTGAATGCCTGCGGTTCCGGCATCTGGCCGGCCCAGGCCAGCACTTCCGGTTCGGGCTGCTGTTGCTGCGCCTGTGCAATGGCTTCGCCGACGGAGGCTGTCGGGATGACCGCCGGTACGATTGAATTCGTCGTTTCCTTGGATGTCGTCAGCCCGGCCGAAAGGCTTTCAGGGCCGGAGCTTGAGGTGCAAGCCGACAGAGCGACGCAGCCGAAAAAGAGTGCTGTGGCAGCCGAAAAACGCATGACAAACCCGTACGCAAAACAAGAACCGAGATCCAACCCTCGCCGCCGAATGCCCCTTTGGCGCGAATTGCTAACGGAGTTTTACCAAAAAAGGCTGAATGCAATCTTTACAGCGTGGCGCGATCGCCACGCTCTTGTGGAATCTTCAAAAAAAAGCGGGCCGGGAAGACCCGCTTTTCCATTTGGTAATATATATGGCGTTTAGGCGGCAGCCTGTGTCGCGTAAGGATCGAACCGGCCGTAGAAGGTCTGGCCTTTTGCTGCCATGTCCTTGAGCAGTGCCGTTGGCTGGAAGTGCTCGCCATAGGCGGCCGCCAGCTTCTCGCAGAGGTCAAAGAAGGTCTTCACACCCATGCCATCGATGTAAGACAGCGTGCCACCCGTGTAGGGCGCGAAGCCGAAGCCGAGGATCGAGCCGACATCGGCCTCGCGCGGATCGGTGACGATGCCTTCCTCGACTGTACGGGCCGCCTCCAGCGCGATGGTGACGAGGAAGCGCTGCTTCAGCGTCTCGACGTCAAAGTTTTCCGCCGGCTTCTGCGGGAAGAGGTCCTTCAGGCCCGGCCACAGGAACTTCTTGGCGGGCTTTGCCGGATACTCGTAGAAGCCCTTGCCGTTCTTGCGGCCGCGGCGATCAAGATCGTCCACCAATTTGTTGATCAACGCCATGTGCTCAGGGTTGACGGAGGCCTCTCCGAGATCGGCGATCGAAGCCTTGAGGATTTTCTGGGAGAGGTCGATCGCCACTTCGTCGTTGAGCGACAGCGGGCCGACCGGCATGCCGGCCATCTTGGCGGCATTCTCGATCATCGCCGCCGGCACGCCTTCGATCAGCATGTCGTAGGCTTCGTGGATGTAGCGGAAGACGCAGCGGTTGACGTAGAAACCTCTGGTATCGTTGACGACGATCGGCGTCTTCTTGATCGCCGCGACGAAATCGAGCGCTGCCGCCAGTGCCTTGTCGCCGCTTTCCTTGCCGAGGATCACTTCCGTCAGCATCATCTTCTCGACCGGCGAGAAGAAGTGGATGCCGATGAACTGGTTCGGACGCTTCGAGTTCTTCGCAAGACCGGTGATCGGCAGCGTCGAGGTGTTGGAGGCGAAGATCGCATCCTCGCCGATGACGGCCTCGACCTTCTCGATCACATCCTTCTTGACCTGACGGTCTTCAAACACGGCCTCGACGACGAGCTTCACGTCCTTCAGGTCGTTGTAGTCGGCGGACGGCGTGATCAGGGCGAGCAGGGCTTCGCCCTGTTCCTGCGTCATCCGTCCTTTACCGATCGAATCCTTGACCAGGCCTTCCGAATGGGTCTTGCCCTTGGTGGCCGCCTCGATATCGCGGTCGATCAAGGTGACCGGGATGCCTGCCGCTGCCGTCACATAGGCGATCGAAGCGCCCATGAAGCCGGCGCCGACGACGCCAACGGTCTTCAGCTCCGTCTTCGGCACGCCGGCCGGGCGGCGCGCGCCCTTGCCGAGTTCCTGCATCGAGATGAACAGCGAGCGGATCATCGAGAAGGCTTCGGTCGTCTGCAGCACTTGGGTGAAATAGCGCTGCTCGACCTTGAGTCCGAGATCGATCGGCAGCTGCAGGCCTTCATAGACGCATTTCACGATGGCGAGCGCGCCGGGGAAGTTGCCGTTGGTTTCGCGGCGCAGGATGGCGGAGGCGGCCGGCCAGAGCTGGGCCGCAGCCGGCGTCCAGATGCCGCCGCCCGGCGCCTTGAAGCCCTTTTCATCCCAGGGCTGGACCGGCTTCAGGCCGTTCTTCAGCATCGCCTTGGCGGCATCGATCAGCTTGTCGGGATCGGCAAGCTCATGCACGAGACCCAGCGCCTTGGCGCGCTGCGGCGTCAGCGACGAGCCGGTGGTCATCATCTGCAGGGCATCCTGCGCATTGGTGAGGCGCGGAACGCGCTGCGTGCCGCCGGCGCCGGGGAAGATGCCGACCTTGACTTCCGGCAGCGCAATCTTGACCGACTTGGAATTCGAGGCAACGCGGCCGTGGCAGGCAAGCGAGAGTTCAAAAGCACCGCCCATGCAGGTGCCGTTGATTGCCGAGACCCAGGGCTTGCCGGAGGTTTCCAGCTTGCGGAAGAGACCGGTCATCTGGCCGCAGAGGTCGAACAGTTTTTGCGCGGCGCCCTCCGGATCGCGGGCCTTCTCTTCGTTGTAGAAGGTAAACATGCCCTTGATCATCGAAAGATCGGCACCGCCGGAGAAGGTGGACTTGCCGGATGTGACGACCACGCCCTTGATCGCGGCATCGGCAACCGTCTGGTCGACGATGGCATCGAGTTCCTTCAGGACATCGGCCGTGAACACGTTCATCGACTTGTCCGGCATGTTCCAGGTGACGAGCGCAATGCCGTCGGCGTCGGTTTCGACGGTGAAATTTGTGTAGCTCATGTCTCTCTCCCGAAATCTTAGACGCGTTCGATAATCGTCGCGGTGCCCATGCCGGCGCCTATGCAGAGCGTGACCAGCGCGGTCTTGAGGTCGCGCCGCTCCAGTTCGTCCAGCACCGTGCCGAGGATCATCGCACCGGTCGCGCCGAGCGGATGGCCCATGGCGATCGCGCCGCCATTGACGTTGATCTTGTCATGCGGAATGTCGAAAGCCTGCATGTAGCGCAGGACGACAGCGGCAAAGGCTTCGTTGAGTTCGAACAGATCGATGTCGGCAAGCGACATGCCGGAGCGCTTCAGGAGCTTTTCGGTGACATCGACCGGGCCGGTCAGCATGAGGGCCGGATCGGAGCCGATATTGGCGAAGGCCTTGATGCGGGCGCGGGGCTTCAGCCCCATGCTCTCGCCACCCGCCCTGGAGCCGAGCAGCACGCCGGCCGCACCATCGACGATGCCGGAGGAATTGCCGGCATGGTGGACGTAGTTGATCCGCTCGATTTCCGGATGCGCCTGGATGCCAACGGCCTCGAAGCCGCCCATCTCGCCGGGCATCTGGAAGGAGGCGTTGAGCGAAGCAAGGTTCTGCATCGTCGTGGTCGGACGCATATGCTCGTCCTTGGCGAGGATGACGATGCCGTTCTGGTCCTTTACCGGAACGACGGACCTGTCGAAATAGCCATTGTCCCAGGAATGGCCGGCGCGCTTCTGGCTTTCCACGGCATAGGCATCGACGTCATCGCGAGAGAAGCCGTACTTCGTGGCGATCAGGTCGGCCGAAACACCTTGCGGCATGAAGTAGCCGGGGAAGTTGACGGAGGGGTCCATGTACCAGGCACCGCCGGACATGCCCATGCCGACACGCGACATGCTTTCCACGCCACCAGCGATGACGATATCATCCGCCCCTTGCGCGATCTTGCCGGCTGCGAAATTGACGGCATCGAGACCCGAGGCGCAGAAGCGCGAAATCTGCATGCCCGGTGCCTTGTTGGAATAGCCGGCCTCGAAGGCTGCAGCCTTCGGAATGACCGCGCCGGCTTCGAACACCGGATCGACGCAACCCATGATGATGTCGTCAACGGTCGAGGTGTCGAGCCCGTTGCGATCACGTAGTGCTTCCAGCACCTTGGCGGCAAGGCGAGGGGTTGGCACTTCATGCAGCGCTCCGTCCTTCCTGCCCCGCCCGCGCGGCGTGCGCACGTGGTCGTAAATGAAGACTTCGGTCATTGTGTCATCTCCCTTGCCGGCATTGCGCCGGTATGTCTAATTTTATTCGAAGAATGTGCTGACGCGGGCCAGCACATCATCGATTATGAAGTCGGGTACTTTCTCGATATAGCGGGCGCCACGCGCCTTCAGATCGATTGCCCGTAACTGGTTGCAGAGCACTACACCGGCGCTTTGCGTTCCCGCGCCGCTCAACGAGACGGTCACACCCTGAAACCGGGCGAACTGGCCACCCGACGTAATCGGCACGATGACGGGGGTTCCCAGCGCGTTGAAGCGCTTTTCGGTGATAATGAGGACATAGCGGGCTTTCGCCTGTTCCCGACCGCGTGTCGGTTCGAGATCAACATGCCAGATTTCTCCTCGGTCCATTAGATGATCTCGCGGCCCACGGGAGGATCATTAAGCCAGAGGATGTCTTCCTCCGTCATCGGCGCCTCAAGGTCACATTGCGCCAGAAGTTCATCGAGTGTGTACTTCGGGCGCGTCCTTGGCACGGCCACAAGACGTCCATCCTCGATTGTCACCTCGAGCTTGGAATTCGCCGCAAGTCCCAGAGTATCCAGAAGCGGCTTCGGAATGGCCATCATCACCGAACCACCCACATTGCGTAATGTCGATACAGCCATTTCGATCTCCTTCGGAAAGTTATATCAATATATAACTTTCCTTGGGGTTTGTCCAAACTCAGAACGCGGCAGCGTCCAATGCCATCACCGTATCCGCACCAGCCTCGATGCGAGCCTTGCGCAGCGTCGTTTCCGGCAGGATGCGTTCCATGAAGAATTTTGCCGTCACCAGCTTGTTCTTTAGGTAATCGGCACGCCCCGTATCGCCGCCGGCAAGCGCATCTTCCGCGGCCTTGGCAATCTTCGCCCACATGTAGCCGAGCACGACGAGGCCCGAGAGGTGCATATAGTCCGTGGAACCGGCGCCGGCGTTGTCGGGTTTGGCCATCGCGTTCGACATAAACCACATGGTCGCTGCCTGCAGGTCGTTCAAGCCCTTCTTCAGCGCCTTGGTATAAACCGCCAGCTTTTCGTCGGCGCGGTTTTCCTCGCAGAAATCGCCGACTTCCTTGAACAGCGCCATGACGGCGCGGCCGCCGTTGAGGCCGAGCTTGCGGCCGACGAGGTCGAGCGCCTGGATACCGTTGGCACCTTCATAGATCATGGCAATGCGCGCATCACGTACATACTGGCTCATGCCGTGTTCTTCGATGTAGCCATGACCGCCGAAGACCTGCTGGGCCATCACGGCATGGTCGAAGCCCTTGTCGGTCATGACGCCCTTGAGAATCGGCGTCATCAGGCCGAGGATATCGTCGGCTGCCTGCCGGTCCTTCTCGTTGTCACCGCGATGGGCGATGTCGGATTTCAGCGCCGTCCAGAGGGTGAAGGCGCGGCCGGCTTCGTTGAACGCCTTGATCGTCATCAGCGTCCGGCGGATGTCGGGATGCACGATGATCGGATCGGCTTGTCTGTCCGGTTCCTTGGCACCGGACAGCGAGCGACCCTGAATGCGCTCGCGGGCATAATTCGCGGCATTCTGATAGGCGACTTCGGCAACCGAAAGACCTTGAAGGCCGACGCCGAGGCGGGCTTCGTTCATCATCACGAACATGGCGTTAAGGCCCTTGTTCTCCGTGCCGATGAGATAGCCGGTGGCATCATCATAGTTCATGACGCAAGTCGAGTTGCCGTGGATGCCCATCTTGTGCTCGATTGCACCGCAGGTGACGGTGTTGCGGCTCCCAAGCGAACCGTCTTCCTCGACCATGAACTTCGGCACGATGAACAGGGAAATACCCTTCACCCCTTCCGGCGCGCCTTCGATGCGCGCGAGAACCAGATGCACGATGTTATCGGACATGTCGTGTTCGCCGGCGGAGATGAAGATCTTCTGGCCGGAAATCCTGTAGGAGCCATCGCCCTGCGGAACGGCCTTTGATCGCAGCAGGCCGAGGTCGGTGCCGCAATGGGGCTCCGTCAGGTTCATGGTGCCGGTCCAGGTGCCATCGACCATCTTCGGCAGATAGGTGGCCTTCTGCACGTCGGAACCGTGAACGAGGATCGCGGCGATCGCGCCCTGCGTCAGGCCCGGATACATGGTCAGCGCCATGTTGGCCGACGACATATATTCGCCGACGGCGGTATGCAGCGTGTAGGGCAGGCCCTGGCCGCCGAATTCTTCCGGAATGGAAAGACCGAGCCAGCCGCCTTCGCGGTAGAGATCGAAGGCCTGCTTGTAGCCCTTCGGCGTCGTGACCGTCGCGTCGTCGTTGCGCTTGCAGCCTTCCTGGTCGCCGGAAAGGTTGACGGGGAACATCACTTCTTCCGCAAGCTTGGCAGCCTCGCCGACGATCGCTTCGATCATGTCGGGGGTTGCATCGGCAAAGCCGGGAAGATTGTTGTAGCGCTCGATGCCGAGCACGTCGTTCAGGATGAAGAGGGTATCTTCGACCGGGGCCTTGTAGATGGGCATGTCTGTTCGTTCCTCGCCTGCAAATCCGAATGGGGTTTCCTCATAACCGTGGCCAGCATGTTACAAAACTTTGACGTTTGCGTAAACGTCAAAAAAAGCGGGTCATGAAGTTTGCGCCGATTGCGCGCGTGAAACGACGCTGACGGCAGCCTCCTGGCCTCCGACGATAGAATGCGACCAAATCGTTAAAATTTTTCCGCGGCGGTTAACGGGTTATTTACCACGTTTCGCGAAAGTGCGTGGTGAAACGGTCAATGCTGCTCAAGTCCTGTCTTCGCGTCGTCGCAGTCTTGTCCGGATCGGCAGCCGACCGGCATGGCGCAGATCGCCAGTCCAAAAAGGTGACCGATCATGGCCGATGGAAGAGGCGAAGATTAAGATGAACGGATCGCGACCGCACAATTCCCGCTCTGGTTCCCCGTCCTACGGTGGCGGCGCCTATGGCGAGCGCTCGTCTCTGGATGCGCTGAACCGAACGATCGAAGGTCTCGAATCGCGCATCGAGGGTCTGATGGGTTCTGCAGCACGCGATCCCCGGCAGCGGCCGGTGGAGCGCGAGATGCCGCAACGACCCGATCCCGTTTCGGAAATCCTGCAGCGCCAGCGCACCCTTGCGGCCAGCCGCGACGTCGCACCGGATCGCCCTGCACCGCGGAGCATTCCTCCGGTTTCCCGCGCTCAGCCGTTTGCCGAAGAACGGCGCACATCGCCTCTGCGCGAGGCTCTCGCGCAGAGGGAAGCTCTTGCCAAGCGCGAGAGCCTGCCCACCCGCGAACCGCTGGTTGTCCGCCCGCAGCCGCCGCTGCGCGAACCTGTGATGCCGCGCGAAACCTATGCCTCGCGTCCCGCGGAGCCACGACCGGATCCGGCCATTGCCGAGATCGCACAGTCGCTGCTCGGGCTGCGCCAGGAATTGAAGGCCGATATCGCCGAAGGCCTTTCTCGCGAGATGGCTGCGCTTCGCAACGAAATCCGTGGCATCACCGCCGAGGCTGCCCAGGGTCAGGTCGGGCTGGGAGATATCCGCAGCGATCTGCAGTGGCTGTCCGAAAGCATTACCCAGCTTGGCCGTCAGGCACCGCCC
This genomic stretch from Pararhizobium capsulatum DSM 1112 harbors:
- a CDS encoding biliverdin-producing heme oxygenase, with the protein product MRERTAQAHADVDEAIGALDTMESYRSYLASLYAFRKPIEDRLAETTLPAELGPWRPRMIADAIAGDMTDLGIAVPAATRFPFPLDGDALFGTLYVLEGSSLGARVLYKRAEALGLNESFGARHLALQSGDIEGWRGFLSVLETVEPFDLGSAVAASNKAFATAHDAFLKAV
- a CDS encoding Tim44 domain-containing protein is translated as MRSFGRILAIVAIAMMTILTVVDLAEARRSGGGFGSRGTRTFSAPPVTRTAPNNANSIDRTMTPRPDGQSATQPGTNLPGTTQTRPGAQRPGGFFGGFGGSMIGGLMMGGLIGMMLGNGLGGGIGFLGMLLQVALIFGAITLAMRFFRRRQQPAYSAGGASRSMPNTRPNTGPSAGPLYREPAAGGVNPGKPSFKIPQIGGGSAVPKRAAVGADTDEIGIGGEDLDHFETMLKDVQAAYGAEDYAALRQLTTPEAMSYLAEELSDNATSGLRNEVRDVHLVQGDVAEAWREDDRDYATVAMRYESIDVMRDRTTGKVVEGDPDNLTEAVELWTFVRRGGGDWQVSAIQAAA
- a CDS encoding glycoside hydrolase family 25 protein yields the protein MRFSAATALFFGCVALSACTSSSGPESLSAGLTTSKETTNSIVPAVIPTASVGEAIAQAQQQQPEPEVLAWAGQMPEPQAFTDVNRTAGMPLPADRPVAMLTPNVPQIEAEPAIIKPRRGGRLQVYSQRFRDAHPINFGKASPRRHAVHGVDVSRWQGDIDWVKLRTQGANFAFIKATDGGDHLDPMFMKNWRKAKDAGIKRGAYHFFYWCRTAGEQADWFIRNVPREAGALPPVIDVEYNGESSCKRRLSRATVLEKMRVFMDKLEAHYGQRPIIYTAPDFYEDNLSGEFPNHPFWLRSVAAHPSKRYPNRKWVFWQYSGSGLSHGVEGRIDLNVFRGSEEDWHAWVDAKAS
- a CDS encoding 3-hydroxyacyl-CoA dehydrogenase NAD-binding domain-containing protein, which gives rise to MSYTNFTVETDADGIALVTWNMPDKSMNVFTADVLKELDAIVDQTVADAAIKGVVVTSGKSTFSGGADLSMIKGMFTFYNEEKARDPEGAAQKLFDLCGQMTGLFRKLETSGKPWVSAINGTCMGGAFELSLACHGRVASNSKSVKIALPEVKVGIFPGAGGTQRVPRLTNAQDALQMMTTGSSLTPQRAKALGLVHELADPDKLIDAAKAMLKNGLKPVQPWDEKGFKAPGGGIWTPAAAQLWPAASAILRRETNGNFPGALAIVKCVYEGLQLPIDLGLKVEQRYFTQVLQTTEAFSMIRSLFISMQELGKGARRPAGVPKTELKTVGVVGAGFMGASIAYVTAAAGIPVTLIDRDIEAATKGKTHSEGLVKDSIGKGRMTQEQGEALLALITPSADYNDLKDVKLVVEAVFEDRQVKKDVIEKVEAVIGEDAIFASNTSTLPITGLAKNSKRPNQFIGIHFFSPVEKMMLTEVILGKESGDKALAAALDFVAAIKKTPIVVNDTRGFYVNRCVFRYIHEAYDMLIEGVPAAMIENAAKMAGMPVGPLSLNDEVAIDLSQKILKASIADLGEASVNPEHMALINKLVDDLDRRGRKNGKGFYEYPAKPAKKFLWPGLKDLFPQKPAENFDVETLKQRFLVTIALEAARTVEEGIVTDPREADVGSILGFGFAPYTGGTLSYIDGMGVKTFFDLCEKLAAAYGEHFQPTALLKDMAAKGQTFYGRFDPYATQAAA
- a CDS encoding acetyl-CoA C-acetyltransferase, producing MTEVFIYDHVRTPRGRGRKDGALHEVPTPRLAAKVLEALRDRNGLDTSTVDDIIMGCVDPVFEAGAVIPKAAAFEAGYSNKAPGMQISRFCASGLDAVNFAAGKIAQGADDIVIAGGVESMSRVGMGMSGGAWYMDPSVNFPGYFMPQGVSADLIATKYGFSRDDVDAYAVESQKRAGHSWDNGYFDRSVVPVKDQNGIVILAKDEHMRPTTTMQNLASLNASFQMPGEMGGFEAVGIQAHPEIERINYVHHAGNSSGIVDGAAGVLLGSRAGGESMGLKPRARIKAFANIGSDPALMLTGPVDVTEKLLKRSGMSLADIDLFELNEAFAAVVLRYMQAFDIPHDKINVNGGAIAMGHPLGATGAMILGTVLDELERRDLKTALVTLCIGAGMGTATIIERV
- a CDS encoding type II toxin-antitoxin system PemK/MazF family toxin, with the protein product MDRGEIWHVDLEPTRGREQAKARYVLIITEKRFNALGTPVIVPITSGGQFARFQGVTVSLSGAGTQSAGVVLCNQLRAIDLKARGARYIEKVPDFIIDDVLARVSTFFE
- a CDS encoding AbrB/MazE/SpoVT family DNA-binding domain-containing protein, whose translation is MAVSTLRNVGGSVMMAIPKPLLDTLGLAANSKLEVTIEDGRLVAVPRTRPKYTLDELLAQCDLEAPMTEEDILWLNDPPVGREII
- a CDS encoding acyl-CoA dehydrogenase C-terminal domain-containing protein, which translates into the protein MPIYKAPVEDTLFILNDVLGIERYNNLPGFADATPDMIEAIVGEAAKLAEEVMFPVNLSGDQEGCKRNDDATVTTPKGYKQAFDLYREGGWLGLSIPEEFGGQGLPYTLHTAVGEYMSSANMALTMYPGLTQGAIAAILVHGSDVQKATYLPKMVDGTWTGTMNLTEPHCGTDLGLLRSKAVPQGDGSYRISGQKIFISAGEHDMSDNIVHLVLARIEGAPEGVKGISLFIVPKFMVEEDGSLGSRNTVTCGAIEHKMGIHGNSTCVMNYDDATGYLIGTENKGLNAMFVMMNEARLGVGLQGLSVAEVAYQNAANYARERIQGRSLSGAKEPDRQADPIIVHPDIRRTLMTIKAFNEAGRAFTLWTALKSDIAHRGDNEKDRQAADDILGLMTPILKGVMTDKGFDHAVMAQQVFGGHGYIEEHGMSQYVRDARIAMIYEGANGIQALDLVGRKLGLNGGRAVMALFKEVGDFCEENRADEKLAVYTKALKKGLNDLQAATMWFMSNAMAKPDNAGAGSTDYMHLSGLVVLGYMWAKIAKAAEDALAGGDTGRADYLKNKLVTAKFFMERILPETTLRKARIEAGADTVMALDAAAF